Proteins from a genomic interval of Debaryomyces hansenii CBS767 chromosome E complete sequence:
- a CDS encoding DEHA2E19690p (similar to uniprot|P25582 Saccharomyces cerevisiae YCL054W SPB1 AdoMet-dependent methyltransferase involved in rRNA processing and 60S ribosomal subunit maturation), with product MGKTQKKNSKGRLDRYYYLAKEKGYRARSSFKIIQINEKYGHFLEKSKVVIDLCAAPGSWCQVASQLCPINSLIIGVDIVPIKALPNCITFQSDITTEDCRSQLRGHMKTWKADTVLHDGAPNVGLGWVQDAFTQSHLTLQALKLAVENLNTGGTFVTKIFRSRDYNNLMWVFQQLFEKVEATKPPASRNVSAEIFVVCKGYKSPKKMDPRLLDPREVFEELPTGPDNNEAKIFNPEKKVRRRQGYEEGDYTLFHEMPLLEFIKNEDPINTLGTLNKLSEPPQDDHEWKILKKSKLCTPELLECIKDLKVLGRKDFKHLLKFRKQARDLLGLDAKEETQEIEVEPLTEDQQIEKELQELTEKQKQKARKAKKQSNEIKQKEIQRSQMNMLTDMNIGIEAAQIGAESLFNLKTAIKTGQLEKLSKGKKKMIFNDEEIMKDNDINFDEEADANSEDEIDELEAQLDDMYNSYQNRRAERDANYRAKKLRGDVDDEGWEGIESDKEGSDKETEANDYEMESESDSDDDEHIQRIADQRKKELSKNAKVFFASNSIFGELGDEALLEEMNKKEAKTNQVTNENAVGHANDISNKPEQMEVDSSDSENDVSDDSDFEIVPNAPDEELSDSDSDNENDVSRKYSKAKDQQSKVDIATVEAMTLAHQVALGHKNKHDLVNEGIHKYSFRDHDDLPEWFVDDEKRNSKIVKPITKEAALAIKEKQKQLNARPIKKVLEAQGRKKLRALKRLEKLKKKSDMINEDSAKSERDKADEIQKLMKKLTKKQKTKPKATLVVARGSNRGLSGRPKGVKGKYKMVDGVMKNEQRALKRIAKKHKK from the coding sequence ATGGGGAAAACtcaaaagaagaacagTAAAGGTCGTTTAGATCGTTACTATTACTTAGCTAAAGAAAAGGGGTATAGAGCTCGTTCTTCTTTCaagattattcaaattaatgaaaaatatggtCATTTTTTGGAGAAGTCTAAAGTTGTCATTGATTTATGTGCCGCCCCTGGTTCATGGTGTCAGGTTGCATCGCAATTATGCCCGATCAACTCCTTGATTATTGGGGTTGATATAGTGCCTATTAAAGCTTTACCAAATTGTATTACATTTCAGTCTGATATTACTACAGAAGATTGTAGATCTCAGTTGAGAGGTCATATGAAAACGTGGAAAGCTGATACTGTGTTACATGATGGTGCTCCAAATGTTGGTTTAGGATGGGTTCAGGATGCATTTACTCAATCACATTTAACATTACAGGCTTTAAAATTAGctgttgaaaatttaaacaCAGGAGGAACATTTGttaccaaaattttcagatcCAGAGATTATAATAACTTAATGTGGgtatttcaacaattgtTTGAAAAGGTAGAAGCAACCAAGCCACCAGCTTCTCGTAACGTTTCGGCAGAAATTTTCGTTGTTTGTAAAGGATATAAGTCTCCAAAGAAAATGGATCCAAGACTTTTAGACCCAAGGGAAGTCTTTGAGGAATTACCAACCGGCcctgataataatgaagctaaaattttcaatccAGAAAAGAAAGTTAGAAGAAGACAAGGTTATGAAGAAGGAGATTATACTTTATTCCACGAAATGCCATTGTTAGAGtttattaagaatgaagatCCAATTAATACTCTAGGaacattaaataaattgtcAGAACCACCCCAAGATGATCATGaatggaaaattttaaagaagTCGAAGTTGTGTACCccagaattattggaatgCATTAAGGATTTAAAGGTTTTGGGTAGAAAGGACTTCAAGCACTTGTTAAAATTCAGAAAACAAGCCAGGGATTTACTTGGATTGGACGCTAAAGAAGAGActcaagaaattgaagtaGAACCATTAACAGAGGACCAAcagattgaaaaagaattgcaAGAGTTGACGGAAAAGCAAAAGCAGAAAGCAAGGAAGGCGAAAAAACAATCTAACGAAATCAAACAAAAGGAAATTCAAAGATCGCAAATGAATATGTTGACAGACATGAATATCGGTATTGAGGCAGCTCAGATTGGAGCCGAgtctttattcaatttgaaaacagCTATTAAGACAGGTCAATTAGAAAAGTTAAGTAAGGgtaaaaagaagatgatcttcaatgacgaagaaatcaTGAaggataatgatattaatttcGATGAAGAAGCAGATGCTAACTCTGAAGATGAGATCGACGAGTTAGAGGCACAATTGGATGATATGTACAATTCTTATCAAAATAGAAGAGCTGAAAGAGATGCAAATTACAGAGCCAAGAAGTTAAGGGGTGATGTTGATGACGAAGGTTGGGAAGGTATCGAATCAGATAAAGAAGGAAGCGACAAAGAAACAGAAGCTAACGACTATGAGATGGAAAGTGAATCAGACTCCGACGATGACGAAcatattcaaagaattgCCGATCAAAGgaaaaaagaattatctaAGAATGCAAAGGTATTCTTTGCTTCAAATAGCATATTTGGTGAATTGGGTGACGAAGCTTTacttgaagaaatgaatAAGAAGGAGGCCAAGACTAATCAAGTTACTAATGAAAATGCTGTCGGTCATGCAAACGATATCAGCAACAAACCAGAGCAAATGGAAGTCGATAGTAGCGATAGCGAGAATGATGTGAGTGATGACAGCGATTTTGAAATCGTTCCTAACGCTCCAGATGAAGAGCTCTCTGATAGTGATTCcgataatgaaaatgacgTATCACGTAAATATTCAAAGGCGAAGGATCAACAACTGAAAGTGGATATTGCTACTGTTGAGGCAATGACTTTAGCGCATCAAGTGGCATTAGGACATAAAAACAAGCATGATTTAGTCAATGAAGGTATTCATAAGTATTCTTTCAGGGACCATGATGACCTTCCAGAATGGTTTGTGGATGATGAGAAGAGAAATTCGAAGATAGTTAAGCCAATCACCAAGGAAGCCGCATTGGCTATCAAAGAGAAGCAGAAGCAATTGAACGCCAGACCTATCAAGAAGGTTTTGGAAGCCCAGGGCCGTAAGAAATTAAGAGCATTGAAGAGGTTagagaagttgaagaagaagtctGATATGATCAACGAAGACAGTGCCAAGTCCGAAAGGGATAAGGCAGATGAAATCCAAaagttgatgaagaaattgaccAAGAAACAGAAGACAAAACCAAAGGCTACTTTGGTTGTTGCCAGAGGTTCTAATAGAGGTTTGAGTGGAAGACCTAAGGGTGTTAAGGGTAAGTATAAGATGGTTGATGGTGTTATGAAGAACGAACAAAGAGCTTTGAAGAGGATTGCAAAGAAACATAAAAAATAG
- a CDS encoding DEHA2E19712p (weakly similar to CA1526|IPF13815 Candida albicans IPF13815 unknown function), whose protein sequence is MSSLPNPSHLALTPGRRHRHRRSAAISGDFDSVGLGLFSPTTYTNTHTSSTPNNTASDEKDYEYGKSGDDLDRHFNFNNEDDFCKKPTGDGFSFPNKTPDMSQNNQRSFTSFTSPPRRPNNYSLNSPIRLNHSRSASTSATPKTKFFLTEETNFNNENVPDAVIDLDEILKANTNMRDNNSPSIPIHKRTQSTPPELSGHDEFLASPFLKPASSPFISSPLSSINNPLFQQSIKEQTSDNEDINDIDEIDELEEMEVANDDNIDLMADHDEELFTNPQHTLEGLYSNSSANSSCSSLRSSKAIEKTLSNTSNNSGISSGRTDSLPQTKRSGAKANRYQSFYDQSFKVSNALKVSSSESINIVRSNSITIRIANTSANKEIRLLGHSSSLPSLKSNSSKRINPKPSRLGDTRVADRYGENRYNESRPIHFDNNNVPPPSSSPQVKNLAMAIAENKDETTKIPRTGENQLGLGKNNSTSPTSITSNYTSLSINGTTPSTEHSSLLSQQGVINKSDISPSKQTNQTNKTNLTTSDSVRSRTSTSNTSIVSDTNASNVSNKTTVTNDSNSTPPAIVVSSDQDSSPSTDATFEVNDEQIQSPPSSTTIPVSTISMSVNPYTPRLPSPKEEAFLRGIEIPSYKKSNDSSPKKSVHSRSKSSVVDEMVANIPNTHPSDNSSLKSKRRSSKIINWFKRR, encoded by the coding sequence ATGAGTTCGTTGCCAAATCCGTCACATCTAGCACTTACGCCTGGAAGGAGGCATAGACATAGGAGATCTGCAGCTATTTCTGGAGACTTTGACCTGGTTGGACTCGGGTTGTTTTCACCTACAACTTATACTAACACGCATACTCTGAGCACACCAAATAACACAGCATCAGACGAAAAAGACTACGAATATGGGAAGAGTGGTGACGACCTAGATAGGcattttaatttcaataacgAGGATGATTTTTGCAAGAAACCGACGGGAGACGGCTTTTCATTCCCAAATAAAACACCAGACATGAGTCAGAACAACCAGCGCAGCTTCACATCTTTTACATCGCCTCCCAGGAGACCAAATAACTATTCCTTGAACTCACCTATAAGATTAAACCATTCTAGATCGGCTTCTACATCAGCCACGCCGAAGACCAAGTTTTTTTTAACGGAGGAAaccaattttaataatgaaaatgtaCCGGATGCAGTAATTGATCTTGATGAAATCCTAAAAGCTAACACGAATATGagagataataattctccTTCAATCCCTATTCACAAGCGTACGCAACTGACTCCACCGGAATTATCGGGGCATGATGAATTCTTAGCATCTCCCTTTTTGAAGCCAGCTTCTAGTCCGTTTATTTCATCGCCGTTATCTTCGATTAATAATCCACTTTTTCAACAACTGATTAAAGAGCAAACGAGcgataatgaagatattaatgacattgatgaaatcgacgaacttgaagaaatggAGGTGGCGAATGATGAcaatattgatttgatGGCTGACCATGACGAAGAATTGTTTACAAACCCCCAGCACACTTTGGAGGGTCTCTACTCTAATTCGTCTGCTAATTCATCTTGTTCGAGTTTGCGTTCGTCTAAGGCTATCGAAAAAACGTTGTCTAACACATCGAACAATTCTGGAATTTCCAGTGGTAGGACGGATTCTCTACCACAAACGAAAAGGTCTGGTGCTAAAGCGAACAGGTATCAATCATTCTATGACCAGTCCTTCAAGGTTTCAAACGCGTTGAAGGTATCTTCATCTGAGAGCATCAACATTGTTAGGTCAAATAGTATCACTATTAGGATAGCGAATACGTCCgctaataaagaaataagATTATTAGGTCATTCCTCAAGCTTACCAAGTCTCAAATCTAATTCTCTGAAACGGATTAATCCAAAGCCTTCGAGACTTGGAGATACAAGGGTTGCTGATAGATATGGCGAAAACAGGTATAATGAATCTAGACCTATacattttgataataataatgtacCACCCCCTTCGTCATCTCCTCAGGTTAAAAATTTAGCCATGGCGATAGCTGAAAACAAAGATGAGACTACTAAGATCCCAAGGACAGGGGAGAATCAGCTAGGGCTTGGTAAGAACAATTCAACTAGTCCTACCAGCATCACTTCGAACTACACATCGCTTTCTATTAATGGAACTACACCTTCTACGGAGCATTCATCGCTTTTATCGCAACAAGGTGTGATCAATAAATCTGATATTAGTCCCTCGAAACAAACTAATCAGACTAATAAGACTAATCTTACTACCCTGGATTCTGTGCGAAGCAGAACTAGCACATCTAACACATCTATAGTCTCAGACACTAATGCATCAAATGTTTCCAACAAGACTACAGTCACTAATGATTCAAACTCAACGCCCCCTGCTATTGTGGTTAGTTCAGATCAAGATAGTTCTCCTTCTACGGACGCAACTTTTGAAGTAAATGATGAACAAATACAATCACCACCTTCTTCTACTACGATACCAGTATCAACCATATCTATGTCCGTCAACCCATACACTCCACGTCTTCCATCTCCAAAAGAAGAAGCGTTTCTCAGAGGAATTGAAATTCCATCATATAAAAAATCCAATGATTCATCTCCAAAAAAAAGTGTACACTCGAGGTCAAAATCAAGTGTAGTAGATGAGATGGTAGCGAACATACCCAATACTCATCCGTCAGATAATTCGAGTCTAAAActgaaaagaagaagcagtaaaattattaattggTTTAAACGAAGGTAA
- a CDS encoding DEHA2E19734p (similar to uniprot|P16550 Saccharomyces cerevisiae YCL050C APA1 Diadenosine 5' 5''-P1 P4-tetraphosphate phosphorylase I (AP4A phosphorylase) involved in catabolism of bis(5'-nucleosidyl) tetraphosphates), which yields MIYDLPSNFYDTLDQKYQVAVENDDIKFNGGSAINNLEQQKVGNSTFNYQITLLSSLMHRPEKGSKEANPFEKPEKELTILDTFGPDDEFKIVFNKFPVVPRHFMMITREFKSQDTPLSPSELIGTYTLLNRVKNDSKENWFAFYNSGPQSGASQPHKHIQFMTLPDGFKTYGEQLAQTSAPFIPNQKNEPLQNKDLPFAHFAAPLPPNESDLEHEDLTMYFVSLLQRCLTVSKQNGAKDISYSFIMTTDYMMLVPRSNGVYKNTIGVNSCGYVGLFLCKNKETQSLVNNDGPFTILESCGFPNTAGEPVDEYHY from the coding sequence ATGATTTATGACCTTCCATCTAACTTCTATGATACGCTTGATCAGAAGTATCAGGTTGCAGTAGAGAATGATGATATCAAGTTTAATGGGGGATCGGCTATTAACAACCTCGAGCAACAAAAGGTTGGTAATTCCACATTCAACTATCAGATAACCTTGCTTAGTTCACTTATGCATAGACCTGAAAAGGGGTCTAAAGAGGCCAATCCTTTCGAGAAACCTGAGAAAGAGTTAACCATATTAGACACATTTGGACCAGATGACGAGTTCAAGATTGTGTTCAACAAATTCCCGGTTGTTCCAAGACACTTCATGATGATTACCAGAGAATTCAAGTCGCAAGATACACCATTATCTCCTTCGGAGCTAATTGGGACCTACACTCTCTTGAACAGAGTGAAGAATGATTCCAAGGAAAATTGGTTTGCATTCTATAATTCTGGACCCCAAAGTGGTGCATCTCAGCCTCACAAACACATTCAATTTATGACCTTACCAGACGGCTTCAAGACATATGGAGAGCAATTGGCCCAAACATCCGCTCCCTTTAttccaaatcaaaaaaatgaACCATTGCAGAATAAGGACTTACCATTTGCCCATTTTGCTGCCCCTCTTCCTCCCAATGAACTGGACCTTGAACACGAAGACTTAACCATGTATTTTGTGTCGTTATTACAACGTTGTTTAACTGTTCTGAAGCAAAACGGTGCTAAGGATATTTCCTACAGTTTTATCATGACCACGGACTACATGATGCTTGTTCCTAGATCAAATGGCGTGTACAAGAACACCATTGGAGTCAATTCCTGTGGATATGTCGGATTATTTTTGTgcaaaaataaagaaacacAGTCCTTAGTCAACAATGATGGCCCTTTTACGATTCTTGAATCATGTGGTTTTCCCAATACAGCTGGGGAGCCTGTTGACgaatatcattattaa
- a CDS encoding DEHA2E19756p (similar to uniprot|P00128 Saccharomyces cerevisiae YDR529C QCR7 Subunit 7 of the ubiquinol cytochrome-c reductase complex) encodes MASITSIVKTADYILSRPVLSKVVSPVAKAFVAYAGYREMGLKFNDLLIEETPVMQKAISRLPDEEIYARNYRFITAHQCSLSHQLLPANQAVKPEEDTHYLVPYILEAEKEAFERAELDNIEVPN; translated from the exons ATGGCTTCCATTACCTCTATTGTTAAGACTGCTGACTACATTTTATCTAGACCAGTATTGTCTAAGGTTGTTAGTCCTGTTGCTAAAGCATTCGTTGCTTATGCCGGATACAGAGAAATGGGTTTAAA ATTTAACGATTTACTCATTGAAGAAACTCCAGTTATGCAAAAGGCTATTTCCAGATTAccagatgaagaaatctACGCAAGAAACTACAGATTTATCACTGCTCATCAATGTTCTTTATCACATCAATTATTACCAGCAAACCAAGCCGTTAAACCAGAAGAGGACACCCATTATTTGGTTCCATACATTTTAGAAGCTGAAAAAGAAGCATTCGAAAGGGCTGAAttagataatattgaagttCCTAACTAA
- a CDS encoding DEHA2E19778p (similar to uniprot|Q06143 Saccharomyces cerevisiae YLR348C DIC1 Mitochondrial dicarboxylate carrier integral membrane protein catalyzes a dicarboxylate-phosphate exchange across the inner mitochondrial membrane transports cytoplasmic dicarboxylates into the mitochondrial matrix) produces the protein MSTVNKKVNYPFWYGGAASMVACLVTHPLDLAKVRLQTASKPGQSLGSMVYQIITKEGFLKIYSGLSASLLRQATYSTARFGIYEFLKETYTEKYHTTPSTGILLPMSMVAGALGGLIGNPSDVVNIRMQNDSSLPIEQRRNYRNAFDGIFRIIKEEKVSSLFRGLVPNLTRGVLMTASQVVTYDIAKNLLVDTLHLDPSKKATHFSASLLAGLVATTVCSPADVVKTRIMNAKGASNGSTISILTSAVKTEGVGFMFRGWLPSFIRLGPHTIVTFLALEQLRKFKVGMF, from the exons ATGTCTACAGTGAATAAAAAAGTGAATTACCC aTTTTGGTATGGTGGTGCTGCCAGTATGGTTGCATGTTTAGTGACACATCCATTAGATCTTGCCAAGGTTCGTTTACAAACTGCATCTAAACCAGGGCAATCTTTAGGTTCGATGGTGTACCAAATTATAACTAAGGAAGGATTTCTTAAGATTTACTCAGGTTTGAGTGCATCCTTATTAAGACAGGCTACTTATTCGACAGCTagatttggaatatatgaatttttgaaagaaacTTACACCGAAAAGTATCATACAACTCCATCAACTGGTATATTGTTACCAATGTCTATGGTTGCGGGTGCTTTGGGTGGTTTGATAGGTAACCCATCCGATGTTGTTAATATTAGGATGCAAAATGACTCATCATTGCCTATCgaacaaagaagaaactaTAGAAATGCTTTTGACGGTATTTTCCGTATTATTAAGGAAGAGAAggtttcttcattatttagaGGGTTAGTTCCAAATTTGACCCGTGGTGTTTTAATGACAGCATCACAAGTTGTTACATATGATATCGCAAAGAACTTATTAGTTGACACTCTCCATTTGGACCCATCTAAAAAAGCTACTCATTTTAGTGCCTCATTATTAGCTGGGTTAGTAGCAACCACTGTGTGTTCTCCAGCAGACGTCGTCAAGACCAGAATCATGAATGCGAAAGGTGCTAGTAATGGTAGTACTATTTCTATCTTAACTTCTGCCGTTAAGACAGAAGGAGTTGGGTTCATGTTCAGAGGTTGGTTACCTTCCTTTATTAGACTCGGTCCTCATACCATCGTCACCTTCTTAGCGTTAGAGCAGTTAAGAAAGTTTAAGGTTGGTATGTTTTAA
- a CDS encoding DEHA2E19800p (weakly similar to uniprot|P42837 Saccharomyces cerevisiae YNL325C FIG4 Protein required for efficient mating member of a family of eukaryotic proteins that contain a domain homologous to Sac1p), with protein MSSRDILSDSIIYNDSESSSNNSESEASLVDEPGNNINGNHTNDTNNSNDLTDAYAGNSIANESDVENEGDDEHNASPEYNNKRIILQKFTIYNSLTTMYIVGSNAKESLFRVLEISKDSKDETNLTIIEDKNYFYTRKDMIELINGLNESVEGNLRKIAQGYGLLGLIKFTKGYYLSIITKRSQVAIIGGHFIYHVDETKLIPMDVNYRRPDKYSDEERLLSIFKYMDLGKTFYFSYAYDLTNTLQTNIIRHKKLATEYQYKQDKHESKEIPDHFDNFEHNERFVWNKLLLRPMLENPDIATYEWFQPIIHGFIDQANISIYGKKIYITILARRSHHFAGARFLKRGVNDKGNVANEVETEQIVSDMLISSFHDTKHGFFNNPRYTSFVQHRGSIPLYWTQDLNRLPKPPIEINLPDPFYQSSAIHFNGLFRRYGSPVIILNLIKTKEKQPRESKLNQHFTNCIKYLNQFLPEEHKLQYHSFDMSKHSKKNLDVITPLQKIASNSIDRIGFFHNGTDLASTKVQKGIIRTNCIDCLDRTNAAQFIICKEALSYQLRSLNIISESTNLDYDSDLINILTEIFHDHGDTIAVQYGGSNLVNTMDSYRRINQWSSHTRDILNSIKRIYSNSFMDSTRQEAINLFLGNYQYSPDKPKLWELQNDFYLHNDILIEDIRIKLSYIRWYNEHYLSNDRFKFNMIESDKKNENQFDMSYKKLMPFPEYNDNWFNECYASSKFQSMYELFQFNMNSNARYFPSIVNVGSIKKFDYSPFESRKPFLRSNRTDETDLMTSKNGVKNLQYLEVCKEETDSKTKDIMKDIEEDEDDEEVEIQSIRSKFVRDPSNTSFKHNQQYTHHNDSGHNYISIANSKKIKNFLATKIEKLGYTTGLHSAKDLKSPNKSYSTSPNLHFESMPLADSESMDEYDYIKSLAKPKLKEEDLDLYHSQADLSNFAYHPSIYSEAQISNVTNKLSIDFKDNDIYKYYTSALVNYNDHQQFDEISRFSNAYIRQVGNIDPHDAKLYGQYMGVDEDKIFGFNTEDDYFR; from the coding sequence ATGAGTTCACGGGATATTCTATCCGActcaataatatacaatgaTAGTGAATCTAGTTCGAATAATAGTGAATCCGAGGCAAGTTTAGTAGATGAGCCAGGGAATAACATTAATGGCAATCACACAAACGATACGAATAACTCAAACGATTTAACGGATGCATATGCGGGCAATAGTATTGCCAATGAAAGTGATGTAGAAAATGAAGGTGACGATGAACACAACGCTTCTCCcgaatataataataagcGTATTATCTTGCAAAAATTcacaatatataattcgCTTACTACGATGTACATTGTTGGGAGTAATGCAAAAGAAAGTTTATTTCGTGTGTTAGAAATAAGTAAAGACTCCAAAGATGAAACTAATCTcacaattattgaagataagaaCTATTTTTATACCAGGAAAGACATGATAGAATTGATCAATGGCTTAAATGAATCGGTAGAAGGAAATCTCCGTAAGATAGCACAAGGTTACGGTCTCTTGGGACTAATCAAATTTACGAAAGGATATTACTTAAGTATAATTACCAAACGAAGCCAAGTAGCTATTATTGGGGGCCATTTTATATATCATGTTGACgaaacaaaattaattccAATGGATGTGAATTATAGGAGACCAGATAAATACAGTGACGAGGAAAgattattatctattttcAAGTATATGGATTTGGGGAAGACATTCTACTTCAGTTATGCGTATGATCTTACAAACACATTACAAACGAACATTATAAGGCACAAAAAACTTGCAACAGAATACCAATATAAACAGGATAAGCACGAAAGTAAAGAGATACCAGatcattttgataattttgaacATAATGAGCGGTTTGTTTGGAATAAACTACTACTAAGACCAATGTTAGAAAACCCTGATATCGCAACGTACGAATGGTTCCAGCCTATTATTCATGGATTTATCGACCAGGCTAACATATCAATTTATGGAAAGAAGATTTACATTACAATATTAGCTCGTCGTTCTCATCATTTTGCCGGAGCCagatttttgaaaagaGGAGTTAACGATAAAGGAAACGTTGCAAATGAGGTAGAGACAGAACAAATTGTTTCTGATATGTTGATATCGTCTTTTCATGATACAAAACATGGTTTTTTTAATAACCCAAGATATACTAGTTTTGTTCAGCATAGAGGTTCCATCCCGCTCTATTGGACTCAGGATTTGAATAGATTACCCAAGCCACCAATAGAGATCAACTTGCCTGACCCATTCTATCAAAGCTCGGCAATACATTTCAATGGTCTTTTTAGAAGATACGGCCTGCCAgtgattatattaaatcTAATCAAAACCAAGGAAAAGCAGCCCCGAGAACTGAAGTTGAACCAACACTTTACGAATTGCATAAAATatctaaatcaatttttgcCGGAAGAACATAAATTACAGTATCATTCATTTGATATGTCTAAACATTCTAAGAAGAATTTAGATGTTATCACACCTTTACAGAAAATTGCATCGAATTCCATAGATCGAATTGGCTTTTTTCATAATGGTACTGATCTAGCTTCAACGAAAGTGCAGAAGGGTATTATTAGAACGAATTGTATTGATTGTCTTGATCGTACAAATGCTGCTCAGTTTATAATTTGCAAAGAAGCGCTTTCGTATCAATTGAGGAGCCTCAACATCATTTCAGAATCAACAAACTTGGACTATGATTCTGATTTGATTAACATTCTTACTGAGATATTTCATGATCATGGAGATACAATTGCAGTACAATATGGTGGATCGAACTTGGTGAATACAATGGATTCATACCGTAGAATAAATCAGTGGTCATCACATACGAgagatattttgaatagtataaaaagaatttattcGAATTCTTTTATGGACCTGACAAGACAAGAGGCcattaatttgtttttgggaaattatcaatattcaCCAGACAAGCCTAAATTATGGGAACTACAAAATGATTTCTACTTACATAACGATATCTTAATCGAAGACATAAGGATAAAATTGAGCTATATTCGTTGGTACAACGAGCACTACTTATCCAACGatagatttaaatttaatatgaTCGAGTCTgataaaaagaatgaaaatcaATTTGATATGTCttacaaaaaattaatgCCATTTCCGGAGtataatgataattggTTTAATGAGTGCTACGCTTCTCTGAAATTCCAATCGATGTATGAGTTATTTCAGTTCAATATGAACTCCAACGCCCGTTATTTCCCGTCCATAGTTAATGTTGGGCTGATTAAGAAGTTTGACTATAGTCCATTCGAGTCAAGGAAACCGTTTTTAAGATCAAATAGAACTGACGAAACTGATCTTATGACTTCAAAAAATGGTGtaaaaaatttacaatACTTAGAAGTATGTAAGGAAGAAACTGATAGTAAAACAAAAGATATCATGAAGGACatagaagaagacgaagatgacGAGGAAGTAGAAATCCAATCTATCAGATCGAAGTTTGTCAGAGATCCTTCGAACACTTCCTTTAAACACAACCAACAATATACTCATCATAACGATTCCGGCCATAATTATATTAGTATTGCCAActcaaagaaaattaagaaCTTTCTTGCAACaaaaattgagaaattaGGGTATACAACTGGATTACACTCGGCGAAGGATTTGAAATCGCCGAATAAGTCGTATTCTACATCACCTAATTTGCATTTCGAGTCCATGCCTTTAGCAGATCTGGAATCTATGGATGAGTATGATTATATCAAGTCTCTAGCTAAACCAAAATTGAAGGAGGAAGATTTGGACTTGTACCATTCGCAAGCTGATTTGTCCAATTTTGCCTATCATCCATCAATTTATTCCGAAGCACAAATCTCCAATGTGACTAATAAACTAAGCATTGATTTCAAAGACAATGACATTTACAAATACTACACTTCAGCATTGGTCAACTATAACGATCATCAACAATTCGATGAAATCAGCCGTTTCAGTAATGCATACATTCGCCAAGTGGGGAATATAGACCCGCACGATGCAAAATTATACGGACAATATATGGGcgttgatgaagataagaTATTTGGTTTCAATACTGAGGACGATTATTTCAGATAA